The Delphinus delphis chromosome 11, mDelDel1.2, whole genome shotgun sequence DNA segment AGCAGCAGTCATGTAAGTGTCTCAGTGTGGGCCTGCTGATGTGCATACACATGCAGACTGTACTACTGTAAGAGTGGCTTGTACTGCTTCCACGCATGTTCAGTGTCGTGTTCACTGGCCTCATCTTCTTCCCTTAAATGGCTGGGTCAAGAGGAGCTTATCCTTTACTCTTAAACAGCTAGGTAGTTTGCTTCCAACGTGTCTCTGTTGGAAGCAGAGTTGGTGAACTCTTGACCAGACCTGGATCATTTGCGGTCAGGTGGAGAGCTCTGGTTACTCTCTCCTCCTGACTCCTGGCCTCACCACCTATGATGCACCAGGTCTGATTGGCAGCTGTACCAACTCCAGCTACGAGGACATGGGGCGTTCAGCTGCTGTGGCCAAGCAGGCACTGGCTCATGGACTCAAGTGCAAGTCCCAGTTCACCATCACGCCAGGCTCTGAGCAGATCCGTGCCACCATTGAGCGGGACGGCTACGTGAGTGCCCACGCATCCCGCCCCtggctcccccaccccactgctgAGTAACGTGGCTTCAGGGCAGAACAAACCACAGCCTTGTAGGCAGGGGCTGGGACAGGCCCCAGGGTTCCCATCAGCTATTCATCCCTCAGGCTGCTGAACCACCCTTTCCCATCAGCTGCCAGCCTGCCCCTGACAACTCCCTGTCCTCTGTCCCTGCTGCAGGCACAGATCCTGAGGGACGTGGGTGGCATTGTCCTGGCCAAtgcctgtggcccctgcattggccagTGGGACAGGTGAGAAgcacgattttttttttctctcttttgcggtacgcgggcctttcactgttgtggcctctcccgttgctgagcacaggctccggacgcgcaggctcagcgggcatggctcacgggcccagccgctctgcggcatgtgggatcttcctggatcggggcacgaatccgtgtcccctgcatcgggaggcggactctcaaccactgcaccaccagggaagccccagaagcacGATTTTGATAGGACGGCCCTTTATGTCCTGGGGTACAGAGCCCCAGATGTTGAGGGGAGATGTCATTGAAGTGAAAACTCTCAGCCCAAGGCCTCTAGCTTTGGGGCTGTTGCACATTAGAAGACTTTTCCAGGAAGGACTGGAAAGTTGGGCTGGAAGTAAAGAGGAAGAGCCTCCAGCAGCACTGAGTGGCCACCTGGACGAGCCTGGGGTGGCAGGAAGAAGCCAGGGGGCCTCATCGTAATGCACACAGTGGTGACCTCTGATGCAGCCTCTTGAAAGGAAGCAGTGCCCGGGTCAGGAAACTCTGGCCTTGGTCTGGCCTCTGTCTTACGTGTGGTCTCAAGCAAACCTCAGTGATGCCCGAGGTTCCctcttgctctgtgtgtgtgagttCTGGGAGGAGGTGACCCTTTCAGGGTCTTTCCAGTTCCCCCTCCTCTGCCATGAGCTAGGCAGGATGGGCCAGGTGGCAAGGCCAGACATCCCTAACTCTGTCCCCTCTGACCTGGCAGAAAGGACATCAAGAAGGGGGAGAAGAACACCATCGTCACCTCCTACAACAGGAACTTCACAGGCCGCAATGATGCGAACCCTGAGACCCATGCCTTTGTCACATCCCCTGAGGTGAGACTCTGCCAGGCCCGGCCCTAACCTGGGACGGCCTCTCGGGGCCCTGCTGCTGGCCGGTCAGGGGAGTAGGGGCACTGGGGAAGGCCGTCTGACCCCGCAGGGCTGCTGAGGGAGGCTTGGCATTGCAGGGCAAGGGACTGTCAGGGCAGAAACCAAGAGCCATAAACCTTGCCGGCCCCAGGCGTCCAGCTCCCTTGGTGCCCCCCACCTGGCTCCGCTCAGTGGCAGGAGCCTGAGGTCTCATTTAGCACAGTTGCGATGGTGAGCAGGAGCCTTAGCATCACCTGGGGACAGAGGCAGCCCACCTCCACCCAGACCTATGGCCTTGACCCTGTCGCTCCCCTCCTCTGTGCCCCAGGGTCCTGTCAGCGGCCCAGGAGCAGCGCAGGAGTTGCTCGCACTGTCCCTGAGCCGGGAGGGAGGCCGCTGTCATGGTGAACAGCCACTGAGCCGCGTGCTCCGGGCACTTAGTGATTGTCCGCACTTGGCCAGTCTTTTGTAACTTGGTTTTTTGAATGAGTGTTCCAGAAATACTTTTGTGAAGAAACGGCCCTTTCCATGTTTTCAGTGCCCATTAAGGAACATTTTCACTGCAGCCGCATTTCCGGCCTCTCTGGGTCCAGCACTGACCCTGGTCGAGGGGGCTCTGAGGTCAGGCCCCAGTGGGGGTGGTAGAGGCCAGATTACCCTTGGGTTCATGAGTCCCCTGCGGGCCCAATGGCCCTGGTCCCAGGGAGATTCCTGCAGCTCCCGCCTCTAAGGGGAAGAGTGGTCTGTGGAGAATCTGGAAATTTCCTGGGCTCCAGCTCAGTTTTGGTCTCTGCTGAGGTGGAGGAACGGGAGTGGAGTTTGGTGCCGACTGACAAATTGGCCGCCTCCATTTCAGATTGTCACAGCCCTGGCCATTGCTGGCACCCTCAAGTTCAACCCAGATACTGACTTCCTGACGGGCAAGGATGGCAAGAAGTTCAAGCTGGAGGCTCCAGACGCAGATGAGCTTCCCCGAGCGGTGAGCAGGCACCACCACGGCCACCTGTCCTGCACGCCCGCCTCGGCCTGGGCCTCAGGGCCGCTGTGTGGCTGAGACACTTCCTGCCCAGGAGGGACGCTCACTGTCTGTGAGGGTGAAGCGGCCGTGTTCACTGGGAGAGAGCGGCTTGGTGCTCGGGGGAGCTTGCCTTCCGTGAGAGCCTTTCTGAATGGGGGCTGAGGGGCTGGCACCCAATGTGCCCTGTCCCCTGCTGCAGGAGTTCGATCCTGGACAGGACACCTACCAGCACCCCCCTAAGGACAGCAGCGGGCAGCGGGTGGACGTGAGTCCCACCAGCCAGCGTCTGCAGCTCCTGGAGCCTTTTGACAAGTGGGACGGCAAAGACCTGGAGGACCTGCAGATCCTCATCAAGGTCAGCGGCGTGGGGACAGGGAGGACACTGTGCTGCCAGGGCACCCTCCCTTGATTGGTAGGAAGGGCCGTGAAACCACACGTTCTCCCATGGACCATGGTGGAGGACACAGTCAAGATTagggtgggggcaggaagggaggtTTGGCTGCAGAGGAGCCAAACCTCTTCCACTGCCCCATGCCGGGCAGAACTGAGTCTGGCCAGCTGCTGTCTGAGGCCCTCAGCAATCCTGCTCCAGCTGGTGAGGGCCACCTCCAGTGGGTGTGGGTAGCGAATGCAGCACAGGGAGGGCAAGATGGGCACATGTGACCCTGCACAGCCAGGTCTCCACACGTCTGGCTTGCAAGACAAGCTCCGGAAGACGTCATTTCCTCTGTTCCCACAGTTGAGCATCGGGGGTATGGCCTGTGTTTGGGAGCTGAGCAGACAAGCTCTTGTGGTACAGCCAGAGGCCTCAGACCCATGTCACACGTGCATTATGCTGTTAACTGTGGGGTCTCCAGGCAGTGTCACAGCCAATATTAGGCCCACGTGGTAGATGAAACTGATCAGTCACTAGCCAGAACCCAGACACATCCCTGGGCTCCTCTCTGTGTCGCTGGTCTTCCAGCCTGGGCATCTCCTACCTGGGGGCCTAGGTCTAAAGGGTGAGTGAGCAGACATACGTGTCCTCCATGTCCAGACTCCTCTACCCGCTCTGAGGGGTGGGTGACAGCCTTGCCTGAGCCCTCTTGGCCAGAGTGGTGACGCCAAAACTGTAGACCCTGTGTCACAGCCCGACATCCTTCTCGTGTCCCCATCCCCCGGTCCCGCTGCCTGCCTCGAGAGGGCCTCTCCCTTCATCCGCCACTCAGAGGCCCTGCCACGACCTCTGTCCTCTCTGCTCACCCACCCCAGGTCAAAGGGAAGTGTACCACTGACCACATCTCGGCTGCTGGCCCCTGGCTCAAGTTCCGTGGGCACCTGGACAACATCTCCAATAATCTGCTCATCGGTGCCATCAACATCGAAAACGGCAAGGCCAACTCCGTGCGCAATGCCGTCACCCAGGAGTTTGGTCCCGTCCCTGACACTGCCCGCTACTACAAGGTGGGTTGGTGGGGGTTAGGGATGGGGGTCCTCTGGCACCTCCTGGTGGCTGCATGGGGCAGTGGGTGGTTCAGGGACAGGGGGAGTCCATACCAGTAACTCTGCAGTTGAATAGTGTCCCAGTGCCACGGAGGCAGTCCCATGTCTGTCACCCCCACTGCCCTGGGCTCTCCCCGACACTGTGCCCCCCCACTCACGCTTGCCTCCAGGCTGAGCACTGATGGGGGGGTCGCACCTTCTCAGGCCCACTGCAGACAGCCAGGGCCCGTGTCTCATCACATGTCTTCCCAGGGCCTGGTTTGGGCCAGATTCACCTCTAACTTCACCTGTCCTTGGGGAGCAGGTGAGGAGGGGACTCTCTAGCTCCTTGACCTGTGAGCCTTAGGAAGCCCGAGGACTGTGCAGGAGGGGGGCCAGTGCCCTCCTCTCCCTCATAAACTCGCTCCTTACTTTCCTGACAGGCACATGGCATCCGGTGGGTGGTGATCGGAGATGAGAACTACGGCGAGGGCTCGAGCCGGGAGCACGCGGCACTGGAGCCTCGCCACCTCGGGGGCCGGGCCATCATCACCAAGAGCTTCGCCAGGATCCACGGTGAGCTGGAGCGCCATCCCAGCCCCATCCACCTCCCCTCGCTGGCAGCCCAAGGTTCCTTAACCTGCCAGTGGCCCAGTGGGGCCTGGAGCCACACGCCTGATTCCTGGGGCGTGTCGGCAGCTCATTTTCCACCATCAccagcctccagcctctgccCCTTCAGGTTTGCGTGGATTCTGACACCCACGGCTTCCCATCTCTAGCATGTGCTGGTCTTGCTTCCAAACTTGTAGCAGTTGAAATCCAGGGCACGTGGTCAAAGGATTGTCTCTGATTGTCAGAGGCCTCAGGAAACACAGGCACCAAAGCACACTTGCATAGGGCCCCACATCACAGGGAGTGCGCCACCTTGGTCCTCATAGTCGATGCCCCAGGTTTGTCCCCATGTGGCAGGACTAGGGGTGCCTCTCCCAGAGCCTTAACTAGATTTGGTTGGTGAGGTTCCTCACAAAAGGAACCTGCCGTGTATGGACTGAGTGTGCCCTCTGCCTTCTAGAAACCAACCTGAAGAAGCAGGGTCTACTGCCCCTCACCTTCGCTGACCCAGCTGACTACAACAAGATTCACCCTGTGGACAAGCTGACCATCCAGGGCCTGAAGGACTTTACCCCTGGCAAGGTAGGGGACCAGGGAAGGAGGTGGACCAGCCAGCCCATTTCCCCCAGGGCCCTCCTAAGAGGGGAGGGGAATGGAGGGGGCAGCCGCCTTGGTTCCCCTCCTTCTAAACCTGGCCCTACCTGCACCTCCTCCCATGAGCCTCTGTTCCAGCTAGAAGGGCCCCTAAATTCTCCAGGTAACCCCCCTAGAGAGGGAAGGAAATGCCGTCCCATAGATGAGGGTAGAGCCAGCTCAGGCCCTCCTACCGTCCACTCAGTAGCCCAGGCTTGGCACTCAGAGGCCAACAGCCCATGCCCGGCAGGACCTTCTTGGCCCCAGGAGTTAAGCCATCTAGGTCTTACCATGGCCACCGAGGCCCAGACCTGGCCTAGGATTTGGTTCGCCTTGCTGGCCCCAAGGACCCAGAGCATTGACCCACCCTCCTGACCCTCTACCAGAACCGAGGGCCAGGCCGTGTTCCCAAGAGCCAGGCCACCCacacctgcctccctccccctcctcctcccagcccctgaaaTGCATCATCAAGCACCCCAACGGGACCCAGGAGACCATCCTCCTGAACCACACCTTCAATGAGACCCAGATCGAGTGGTTCCGCGCTGGCAGTGCTCTGAACAGAATGAAGGAGCTGCAGCAGAAGTAAGGTCCTGCTCTGCCACCAGCGCCCGCCCGTCCTGCTCCTCGGACCCAGCTCCGGTGTCACGAGTGCAGTTCTGCGTCACCAAAACGGGATCTGATCCGATCCAGCCGTGGCTTCGCTCACCACCGAGATGGTGTGGCCAGGCCTCCTGgcctctcttccctctgcccatgGAGCGACccacaggtgggggtggggaggttctTAAAATAACGTATCAACCCCCCACCTTCCTGTTTTTAGTTTGATTCAGATCTAGAGCAGCTTTGGgcaactgtatttatttttaacaacagaCTCCCATCTAAAGTTTTTCTCCTGCATGATCATTTCACTGGTGGCCGAAGGGTTCGAAAGATCCTTTTGCTCTTCTAAGGAAAATAAGAATCCAGATTCAGTGAGTGTTCCTTTGTGAGTGATGGTGTCTGTGCTGTTACCAACTCCAGCCTGTGGGGCAGGGGGTCCTTCACAGCCAGAGTCAGTGGATGCCGACAGCCACGCCACAGCCGGACCCATCACCAGACTTCCCACTTTCCTTCCCGCCCTGCTTCTGcctgcagcctcccctccccacgcccACACATTCCAGTAGTTTCCCCAATGGGGGCAGGGGTTGGCCCAAGATGCAGCCCCCACTTCCCCTGGGCATCGAGTTGCCTTTCAAATGCCCAGAGAGTGTCTGTTTTACAGACAGACCACCACGTCCAAGGTCACAGCTAGTCCATATGTGTACTGCTCCCTAGTTTCTAGTACAGGGCGGCCGCAGGCACTGCTCAGCAACTGCTCCTCTCCCTGGAGCACTGCCCACTGGCATTACTCATACCTCCACGGCCCTGTGTCCATGTGAGCAGAAAGGCCAGGGCAGGAGGCAGGCTCCACGGAGATTCCTTCATCAGGACAAGACTTGCCTGACAGAAACATGGCGTCGGGTGGGTGCTACAAAACGATGTCCTGGTCCCGGCAAAAATTCCTGGCAGAAATGAGTGAAGGGACAGGACTCTGGCAAAGCCATTCTGCTGAGTAAATGATGGGGTGCTTGCCCTGGTGCCAGGATCTCACATCACAAGCAGACACCCACTGGTGTTTGTTCCTGGTGTGGCCAAGGTCGGAAAGTGACAGGTGGCCCGAGGCTTCCTGCTTTACTGCTGGTGGGGGAGTAACAACAGCAGGTCACCAGCCCTCACCCCCTTGGGCCAGCAAAATCCACAGCATCCACTTTCCTGACGGAGCTGGTCAGCTGAGTCCAGGCCGCCCCACCTTCCACACGCTGGTGGGAAGAGGGTTTTTCCCTTAAAGGTCAGACTCTGATCAGCAACTGGCAGCTGCCCCAGGCCAGCCTCTTGCTGTTACTTTATGGAGCCACCAAGCTCAGCTGGCCCAGAGCATAGCCTGAGGCAGCCTGGATCTCTCAGACCCCAAGTCCTGCCATTAAGTCATCTC contains these protein-coding regions:
- the ACO2 gene encoding aconitate hydratase, mitochondrial, whose translation is MAPYNLLVTRLQKALGVRQYHVASVLCQRAEVAMSHFEPTEYIRYDLLEKNINVVRKRLNRPLTLSEKIVYGHLDDPAHQEIERGKTYLRLRPDRVAMQDATAQMAMLQFISSGLPKVAVPSTIHCDHLIEAQLGGEKDLRRAKDINQEVYNFLASAGAKYGVGFWRPGSGIIHQIILENYAYPGVLLIGTDSHTPNGGGLGGICIGVGGADAVDVMAGIPWELKCPKVIGVKLTGSLSGWTSPKDVILKVAGILTVKGGTGAIVEYHGPGIDSISCTGMATICNMGAEIGATTSVFPYNHRMKKYLSKTGRADIANLADEFKDHLVPDPGCHYDQLIEINLSELKPHINGPFTPDLAHPVAEVGSVAEKEGWPLDIRVGLIGSCTNSSYEDMGRSAAVAKQALAHGLKCKSQFTITPGSEQIRATIERDGYAQILRDVGGIVLANACGPCIGQWDRKDIKKGEKNTIVTSYNRNFTGRNDANPETHAFVTSPEIVTALAIAGTLKFNPDTDFLTGKDGKKFKLEAPDADELPRAEFDPGQDTYQHPPKDSSGQRVDVSPTSQRLQLLEPFDKWDGKDLEDLQILIKVKGKCTTDHISAAGPWLKFRGHLDNISNNLLIGAINIENGKANSVRNAVTQEFGPVPDTARYYKAHGIRWVVIGDENYGEGSSREHAALEPRHLGGRAIITKSFARIHETNLKKQGLLPLTFADPADYNKIHPVDKLTIQGLKDFTPGKPLKCIIKHPNGTQETILLNHTFNETQIEWFRAGSALNRMKELQQK